In one Bacillus sp. PK3_68 genomic region, the following are encoded:
- the xerC gene encoding tyrosine recombinase XerC, with protein MSEPFNKYLQSFIEFLRVEKHYSNYTIQFYRYDIEEFFKFITEQSIKNLEDVEYLDARLYLTTLHDKQLSRSTIARRVSSMRSFFRFLSREKVITENPFALVQQSKGANKLPSFFYEEEMEELFAVCEGEEPLNLRNKAILELLYATGIRVSECTGIEMKHIDFDFSVLLVKGKGNKERYVPFGTFAHEAIERYIATARKFLMKSTDNHSFLFVNHRGKPLTSRGVRHILTTLIEKASLTRKIHPHMLRHTFATHLLNNGADLRTVQELLGHDHLSSTQVYTHVTKEHLRKTYLTHHPRA; from the coding sequence ATGTCTGAACCTTTTAATAAGTATTTACAATCGTTCATCGAGTTCTTGCGAGTCGAAAAACACTATTCAAATTACACGATACAATTTTATCGCTACGATATTGAAGAATTCTTTAAGTTCATTACTGAGCAAAGCATTAAGAACTTAGAAGATGTGGAATACTTGGATGCACGGCTGTATTTAACAACGCTGCACGATAAACAACTGTCCCGCTCTACTATTGCTAGAAGAGTTTCTAGCATGCGCAGTTTTTTTCGCTTCTTATCCAGAGAAAAGGTCATAACGGAAAATCCTTTTGCGCTCGTGCAGCAGTCAAAAGGGGCAAATAAGCTCCCCTCCTTTTTTTATGAAGAAGAGATGGAAGAGCTTTTTGCTGTGTGCGAAGGGGAAGAGCCTTTGAACCTCCGTAATAAAGCAATACTTGAGCTGCTCTATGCAACGGGTATCCGTGTGAGTGAATGTACAGGAATTGAAATGAAGCATATTGATTTTGATTTTTCCGTGTTACTTGTTAAAGGAAAAGGGAATAAAGAGAGATATGTGCCTTTCGGAACTTTTGCCCATGAAGCAATCGAGCGATACATAGCAACTGCGAGAAAGTTCTTAATGAAGTCTACAGACAACCACTCTTTTTTGTTTGTTAACCATCGTGGCAAACCGCTGACTTCAAGAGGCGTCCGTCACATTTTAACCACACTGATTGAGAAAGCGTCGTTAACAAGAAAAATTCATCCCCATATGCTGAGGCATACCTTTGCTACTCACTTGCTGAACAATGGGGCGGATTTGCGGACGGTCCAAGAACTGCTTGGGCATGATCATCTTTCTTCTACACAAGTATACACTCATGTGACAAAAGAACATTTAAGAAAGACGTATTTAACTCATCATCCCCGTGCGTAA